The region acaaagcacgAAAAAGTatgcaatggaaagaagacagtctcttcaataaatggtgctgagaaaattggacagccacatgcagaagaatgaaactggaccgttatctaacaccatacacaaagatgaactcaaactggatgaaagacctcaatgtgagacaagaatccatcaaaatcctagaggagaacacaggcagtaacctctttgacattggccacagcaacttctttcaagatacatctccaaaggctagtgaaacaaaagcaaaaatgaacttttgggacttcatcaagataaaaagcttctgcacagcaaaggaaacagtcaacaaaacaaagaggcaacccacaaaatgggacaagatatttgcaaatgacaccacagacaaagggctggtatccaagatctataaagaacttctcaaactcaacacccaaaaaacaaataatcaagtcaaaaaatgggcagaagacatgaacagacacttctccaaagaagacatacaaatggctaacagacacatgagaaaatgttcatcatcattagccatcagggaaattcaaatcaaaaccacattgagataccaccttacaccagttagaagggcaaaaattgacaaggcaagaaacaacaaatgttggagaggttgtggagaaaggggaaccctcttacactgttggtgggaatgcaagttggtacagccactttggaaaacagtgtggaggttcctcaaaaaattaaaaatagagctacctatgacccagccatggcactcctgggtatttaccccaaagacgcagatgtagggaaaagatgggccatatgcaccccaatgttcatagcagcaatgtccgcaatagccaaactgtggaaggagccgagatgcccttcaacagatgaatggataaagaagatgtggtccatctatacaatggcatattactcagccaacagaaaggatgaatacccaacttttgcattgacatagatgggactggaggagattatgctaagtgaaataagtcaagcacagaaagtcaactatcatatggtttcacttatttgtggaacataaggaatagcatggaggactttaggagaaggaagggaaaaatgaaggggggaaatcggagggagagatgaaccatgagagactatggactctgagaaatagactgagggttttggaggggaagggggtggggggatgggttagcctggtgatgggtattaaggagggcatgtattgcacggagaactgggtgttatacgaaaacaatgaattgtggatcactacatcaaaaactaacgatgtattgtatggtgactaacataacataataaaattaaattaaaaaaaagacaccatcACTACCAGTAATAAGATCTTCACCTTTCTCCCActgttcccttccccacccagcagAGCTTGCAGCCCTATCAGATGCAGTCAccacttctttcctttccttgcctAGATGCCTCTCTCTGTTCCACTGCTAACTTacagaaatttctctctctctcccctccgcTCCCCTCCATCCTCATACCAAATGCTGCACTCAGAAATAAGTCTATACCTATGATTTCAAAGGCATTGGGAAATTATAAATAACAAGCCGTATTTTTTGCTGGCACAAATTTCCCTATTCCCCTTTTTTACAGGTTTTTAGGAATAAAGAGATGCTATATTAAGAGTGCTGAATATAGTATAATGCCCAACATATTGTATATAGTCACATGATGACTATCATTAGTTTTTACCGTTGCTGTACCAGCAACCCAAGAGCTGGAAATAATATTACTGTTTTCTAATTGCATCTGAATAATGTATATGCCCACACCTGTGTGTAGTGACTCCCCTTTCCCCACTATATAATCACATGTCTGGGGATTTGATGGCAGTTCATACAGGGTCATTTTCAAGGAGATTGCAACTACATTGAACCAGTCAAATCTAAGATTCAGTCCCTACTTCATGCtatgtacaaaaattaattcaaaatggatcaaaggcctaagtgtaaaagctaaaactatactGTTCTTAGAGGACAGCATAGCTGAGCATCTCCATGACCTTGGATTAAGCAGTcatttcttagacatgacaccaaaaccataagCAATGAAGGAAACCAATACATAAATTGGATGTCATCAGAATTAAAATCTTCCATACTGCAAAGAATACcaaaaagagagtgaaaagacaacttataGGATGTGAGACAATACTTGAAACTCACCTAACTGATAAGGGCCTTGTTAATTAGAAACATGAAGAATTattacaactcaacaaaaagacaaacaaaccaatttaaaaaataggtgaaatATCTCAACAGCATTTCTCCAATAACACATAGAAATGGCCAAAAGCATGTGATGAGATGCACAACATCATTActtatcagagaaatgaaaatcaaaaccaccacGAGATACCACTTCTTACCACTCAGATAGCTATAACTAACAGGACAggtaataacaaatgttggcaaagatgggAGAAATTTGAACCCTACGTCGAGGCTGGTGGGAATATAGAggggtgcagccactttggaaagcagtctggaactttctttaaaaaattaaacatagagttatcatTGGTTCCAAAAAAATCCACTCCATAGTATACATGCAGCAGTGTGAAACCATATATTCAAGAAAAAAGGGTACACAAACATTCCTAGTGACAGtattcaaaatggcaaaaagtagaaaTACTAAGAAGTTTAGCAAGTGATAAACAGACAGATGAAATACAGTATATACCATTATcaacaatggccaaactatggagagaggcCCAATGTCCActgagtgatgaatggataaggaagatgtggtatatataaatacacaacagaatattactcagccataaaaatatgaaatcttaccacttgcaacgacatggatggagctagagggtattatactaagtgaaataagtcagtcagagaaagacaaataccttaagatttcactcatatatggaatttaagaaacaaaacacatgaaggTGTGGGattggggaaaagggagagagggaaacaagccataagagactcttaatgatggagaacaaactgagggttgatgaagGGAAGTAGATGAGGGATGGGCTAGGTGGGTGATGaatattaaggagggcccttgtgatgagctctgagtgttgtatgtaagtgatgagccactgaattctactccagaaatcaatattgcactgtatgttaactaactaaaatttaaattaaaaaaaagaaaagaaaagaaatacagtacGTTCcacaaaacaatgaatcatggaacactacatcaaaaactaatgatgaaatgtacgGTGATTactataacataaaaaaaaaaattaaaaaaaaagaaatacagtatgtccacacaatggaatagtatttggcaataaaaaggaatgaaggtcTCATACATCCACAATATAAAGGAACCTTGAACacattgtgctaagtgagagGACTCAGTCAAAATGACCACCtagtgtaattccatttatatgaaacgtTCAGAACAGGAGagtggaatgagtaagtcacgggacgaaaggtacagcataggaaatgtagtcaatggtattataatagcattgtgtggcgtcaaatcactatgttgtagaGTTCAAACTTCTATAACATCGTGTGgcaactatatttcaatttttaaaaatttaaacattttctgaaaaaagTGGTTTCCTATAGCTGGGGGTTATGGGAGTTGGAGAAGAAATGGGGACTGAATGGGTAGGGGGTTCCTTTTTGGGTgacaaaaatgtttcaaattgatggtggtgatgatcaCATAACTCTGAATATACTATAGACCAATTGAACTGtgtactttaaatgggtgaattatatggcatgtggattatatctcaagaaagctgtttaattacaaataaaactaataGCCAAGACACAAAccaagggaggaagaagaagaaaagttcacatttattgagcacctgctatgtcaTAGAGGTTGTCACACGTCTTTTTACCAATCTTACTAGGTAGACATTGTAATCCTACAGCTGAGGGTATGGTCATCCTTCTACCTTCTTCTAAAACCACCTTCACACTGGCCACTTAGATGCTGGAGGGATAGAGTTTGCTGAGGAAGGTCTTCTTCATGGCAGTCTTCAGCTCCTTGTTCCTGAGACTGAAGATGATGGGACTGAGGAAGGGTGTGAGGACCGTGTACGTGATGGCCATCAGGGTGTTGCTTTTGTGGGAGTGCAGACCCTTGGGCTTGAGGTAGATGATAGAGGCAAAGCCATAGTGCACAATGACCACAATAAGGTGGGACGCACAGGTAGAGAAGGCTTTGTGCCGGCCCTCAGCAGACGGGATCTTCAAGATGGCAGCCACAATTAAGGTGTAGGAGAGGAGGATGAGCAGAAAGCAACCCAACAAGTTGGTGATGCACACCAGGCCCACACCCAGGGCTACTACTGGTACATCAGTTCCACAGGCCAGCTTCAAGAGAGGAGGCACATGACATAAAAAATGCTGGATTTCGTTTGGTCCACAGAAGGTGAGGTGGAAAATGGCTGTGGCCACCACCAGCCCTATGACAGAGCCACCAGCCCAGGACCAGGCCACCAAGCAGGTGCAGCCACGGGGGCTCATGAGTACGTTGTAGCGCAAGGGGtggcagatggccacatagcggtcGTAGCCCATGACGGTGAGCAGGAAGGAGTGGGTGAAGCCGAACGTGAAGGAGAAGAACATCTGGCTAACACAGGCTGCAAAGGCGATGGTGCGGTGTGTGGAGAGCAGGTCGGCCAGCAGGCGCGGGGTGATGGACAAGGTGTAAAGGATCTCGGAGATAGACAGGGCACACAGGAAGAGGTACATGGGTGTGTGCAGGCCGCGTTCACTCCAGACAGTGGCCATGATGAGCAGGTTCCCCAGCAGGGTGAACAGGTACATGAGCAGGAACAGCAGGAAGAAGACGGGCAGGAGATGTGGTGGGAAGGTGGAGAAGCCCACGAGGATGAATTCAGACA is a window of Zalophus californianus isolate mZalCal1 chromosome 1, mZalCal1.pri.v2, whole genome shotgun sequence DNA encoding:
- the LOC113918034 gene encoding olfactory receptor 10H2-like, with the translated sequence MATTLDLNHSSVSEFILVGFSTFPPHLLPVFFLLFLLMYLFTLLGNLLIMATVWSERGLHTPMYLFLCALSISEILYTLSITPRLLADLLSTHRTIAFAACVSQMFFSFTFGFTHSFLLTVMGYDRYVAICHPLRYNVLMSPRGCTCLVAWSWAGGSVIGLVVATAIFHLTFCGPNEIQHFLCHVPPLLKLACGTDVPVVALGVGLVCITNLLGCFLLILLSYTLIVAAILKIPSAEGRHKAFSTCASHLIVVIVHYGFASIIYLKPKGLHSHKSNTLMAITYTVLTPFLSPIIFSLRNKELKTAMKKTFLSKLYPSSI